The DNA segment TAATTATGTACATGTTAATTACGAACCAACATGTATatcataaaaagtattttcctTAATATTTAGTAATAATTTATGATCTAAAACTGTCACAACTTAGGTTTaggataataataataacagatTACAAGTTGATGTGATATTTGTTTATGATATATAGTGAAAAAATCTTCAATGTGCTATGTCATACCATGTTGATCTAGCCCGATGTGATGATAGGCtatttgattttgttacaTTGTGTGTATACTTGCCTTGGTTTAGTTTGGCTGTTCTTTATCAGCACATTGCGCAAATATGGTAAAGCTTAGTATGTAGTGATGTTTATATTATGGCTCTTTATTCAACTATatggtttatttatttatacataTAATGTTTTAGCTTTGTGTTTTACTTCTCAgtaaatgatttgttttttgtagGAATCATACCTGATGAATCGGTGGCAATGCAATTTATTGCTCCAGCGAATGCAGCAGGCAGTGTGAGTGTTATTTATTCATAACATGTTAAAATTAGGTATGGGGTGAACATATTGCTGAATTAGGAATACAGTACTATATATTACTGCAAAACTGTTTCTATTGTCaaattgatttcatttttgatACATATGTCACCCACCATCCTAATAtggtaaaaattaaaacaataatttaacTTACAATCAAAAGATCCACAACAATAGAAAACGTATGTATCTATTTTCCATGTATACTGTCAAATTTGACCACCTTATCATGTAGTTGGTTGCTTTGCTTGGATTTGATAGAAAGCAGAGTTGGCCAACTTGTCCCCAAGTTTGAACGTTCACTAATGAAGTCATGTCATATGCTATAACTATACCTGAAGCAAGCATGATGAAAAGACACCATATTTAATATTGCCGCAAACTGATGTTTACACAAccgatttttattttcaacaagcactcataaataaattttatgagGTAAATAAACATGATAATCCACATTGCGGTTGAAAAGCAAGTGATTGTGGTCCAGACTTTAAAGTTTCTATCTGGAACTAGATTGCATGTAACAGGTAGAAAAATTTGGAACTTTTAAGCAGTCGTTGTGTAGCTTAGGCAGCCTTGTTACGTAACTGGTCATCACCCAATGTTTTACTGATTAACTGTAACAACTAATAATTACTATTTATTTATCACATGAGCTTCCTTTGTTTAGCATATGGTTTCcaattttaagttattttttatttgttactttTATGAGAAAATCTTAGTTTTCATAACCTTAATCTTTTGGTTACAGTGTATCATAAAATTTGGTCTGTGTCTctgttattattgttaaaattacTTTAGGGTGGAAGCATGGATCCAGCCAAGCTAGACGAAATAAGACGGACAATTTATGTTGGAAATCTTGATTCAAAGGTAGTAGTCTTATTTCTTTTTATCGCGATTTGTCAAGCATGCAACATGTTTGTTATACAATATTTCCAAAGTTTCTGTAGGGTattattaactttttgtaTAATTCACTTACTGTAAATATATTGATTTTCAGTCTGATCATTTCCTTAGGAACATCATTTCACTCCAGCTTTGTTATGTCTTTTAACACTATCAAAGTCACAACTTGTATATTTCCTGTAAGCAAAAAGGCACAGGCCTGAAACCATATCGTAATTGTAGGGAGATGGTAATGCGTTGCAGCCAAAAGTTAAGCATTTAAGTTTGGGTTGGTACTTTAATAGTTTACGGGATAACAGTAGTGTAAACAAATTACTTGGCCTTGATTGAATTAATCATCAAaagtcaaaatatttatttttcattttgttgtaTGTGCTTGTTATGTAACCTTTTGAACCTTCAGACTGCTACCGCGGAACAACTTATGTCTTTTTTCTCCACTTGTGGTGAAGTGAAGTTTGTTCGAATGGCTGGTGATGAAACTCAGCCAACTCGATTTGCATTTGTAGAGTTTGCAGATGTGGAGAATGTGCAAAAGGCCATACAACTAAATGGTGTTCTTTTTGGAGAACGTCCATTAAAGTAAGGCAAATTACTTTACTTTAAGTTTCTTATCAttaaaagtaagaaaattactttttaatttaacttttttagcAATTTTCTAACATAACTAATCATATGAAAGTAACATTATAATCATCAATTTACATTTAATTAGTTATGTTTTCTAATAAACAACAATTCATTCAACACTAGCATCATGCTAAGCTTGtagtaaatatattttctatttCAATGCCCGTAAACTTAACTATATAACCACTTTGGCATACACAGGATAAATCACTCAAACAATGCCATCGTAAAACCTCCTGGTAAAAATCAGGATGCAACGTCACGTGAAATAGATGAGGCTATGCGACGAGTTCGTGAAGCACAGTCTTTAATTTCAAAAGCTTTGGAACCTGATCGTAAATCAAGTATGTTTTATGAATTAAACttaataattgtttttattatagttCCACGAAAACGTAAGGAAGTTTACGGTTTTGATTGCAAATTTGACTTGAATTACTATTGTAGCCCGAAAAAGGTCTCGCAGTCGATCTCGCTCAAGGCATCGGCGCCATCGATCACGCAGTAGGGATAGATCACGCCGTCGTAGATCACGTTCCAGATCCCACGGAAGATCTCGTCGATCCAGATCTAAAGATCGAAGGTAGCTCATAACTTCTAAAACTACTTATATGTTTCTGGGAGAACAATGGTTGCCATATCGTCACTTGCTTTGTCTTGTGCATTTGCAGAAGAAGCCGGCGGAGTAGAAGTCGAAGTAGGGACAGACGACGCAGAAAATCAAGATCGCGTTCACCACGTCGAAGATCCAGCTCACGTTCGCCAAACAAAAAGTGAATCATCATGCTTAGTTTAGTTGGAGATTGTGTGGAACAATAGCCATAGGTTCCACGTGTCTTATAATTATACAATCCAAGAATCTGTATGAgttcattcatttaattagCGATTTTGTACTTCATGTTTTCATTCTGCTTATATTGGTTATCAGGGGTCACCGAAAAGATCGCAAACGTGAAAAAGATCATAAACGCAGCAGTAAACATAGAGAACGCAGCAAGAATACATCGGATAATGAAAGTGTAGAGGAGAAAAGTGAGAACAAGAAACCCTCTCAAAATGGAAACGGCGTGGTAGAAGCTAGTACCTAACTGCCGCAGACAACAAAGTTGGAAAAGCAATCTTCATTGTGTACTGCCGGCTGGctcattttacaaaatacgcTTCAACCCAGTTCGTTCTAGCCAAAATCGAAACTGGTTGATATGTTGTATATAGTCATGACATTACTTAACAATTTTTCTCTTTTGCACTGCTTTAGTGTTTGAGGACTGTCATTTCAAATGAacctttttttgaaaaattgctaGTGTGCTTAGTATCTATCTAGTATCCGATTCTCGGCATAACACAGAACAAGCAAGTCTGAGATAACCATACCATAAATTTATAGAACCACTAAATTCCAATTTTTAGTCCAGCGATAAATGACGGGCTTGGCAGATCGTGACCCTAAGGATTAACACGCACTGTGGTTGGTTTCAGTGTACAAGTATTCGAAATTAGAATTGTGTTTCAGCTGTTTGGCGAATGATAAACGCACGTTTTTAATACATCAAAGTGAACACATGAACTGTTCAGTGTTTGAATATAGAAAGTATATTTAATGAGGTTCAGGTTGCAAGTGGTTATAATAGTCAGACCCATGAGTACTGTTGGTCGATAAATGTACAAGCCACACAATTTCTATTAACCAGTCTGGTTTATTTATTCTTTTCAGTTATTTCATCAACGATCACTGAGACTTCATAGTTGTTGGAATTAATTTTATGTAACAGATGCAAGCCTTTTGAAGTTATGGcacaaacatatttaaaaattcattaaTATACGATATATGTAAATTCTATAATTAGAACATAAAATGAAACTTATATACATATTGCCACCACAAAATTGCTCTTCTAGCAAGCCCGCACAAATAATGATAGAAACAATATAACTCAAATAACTATTGCATCGTGTTTATGATTTCTGACTGTAAGAAGAAGAAACGCCAGTGGTTGGAGCTACACGCAAAGCTTGTTTTGACAACTGGTTGTCTGACAGAACACCAATTGCCCCATAGATTTCCTTCATCATCAGCAAAACTGTATCTTCGCTATTCCTACAAAAAATAGTTTCTGTTGTCAGCATTCACATATCTTCATTTATTTATCATTGTCGCATAcaacagtggttcccaaccgccAGTCCGCGTAATTTTTTTGCCGGTCCGCAAACTATCTTGCTTGCTGCCTAGCTAGTATTGATATGAAATCATAAGTATTGATATGAAATCATAAGCATTGCAAAGTTTGTTACTCCCTGTAAAACTGGCGTATCTCGCCTTCGTTGATACAGTAAAGTCGTAAATGCAACGAACAAACTTTGGCTAACAAAAAGATTACACATATCTGTTCTATTCACTACGAGCTTGATTTATTTCCAGAAATGTGTGTTAAAAATTTGGTCCACTTACTGATACATACTAGAACTTACCAGTAGCACAAGTGACTttgaaatgcaaataaatagtcGTTGAAACTTTCCAAGGGTCTCTCTTGAAGAACATAGTCAATTCTTTTACCATCATTCAACTTTCCAAAACCCATATCTTCCAGTATAGAATCGGAAGCTGCAGACGCTGAATGAAAACGGAATCATTGATATGGCCGCCCACATAACTCCAAATTAATATGATCAACACGGGCCAAAATCAAAAGTATCAGAATAACACCAAAGgcataattgtaaattgctttCATGGATATATTTAGATCATTTTGAACCTACCCTGGTACTGAtattattgtattaatttttattgataaaaatgCATCCCCATCGATATCTTACTTAAAAGGGTCACA comes from the Clavelina lepadiformis chromosome 5, kaClaLepa1.1, whole genome shotgun sequence genome and includes:
- the LOC143460632 gene encoding serine/arginine-rich splicing factor 11-like, which translates into the protein MDSYVVQVTNVAPTATKEQVHTLFSFLGSIDEFALYPNNPDPANPGTKVCFIKYNEGGSVGVAQHLTNTVFIDRPLICVPYTEGIIPDESVAMQFIAPANAAGSGGSMDPAKLDEIRRTIYVGNLDSKTATAEQLMSFFSTCGEVKFVRMAGDETQPTRFAFVEFADVENVQKAIQLNGVLFGERPLKINHSNNAIVKPPGKNQDATSREIDEAMRRVREAQSLISKALEPDRKSTRKRSRSRSRSRHRRHRSRSRDRSRRRRSRSRSHGRSRRSRSKDRRRSRRSRSRSRDRRRRKSRSRSPRRRSSSRSPNKKGHRKDRKREKDHKRSSKHRERSKNTSDNESVEEKSENKKPSQNGNGVVEAST